Proteins encoded together in one Chelonoidis abingdonii isolate Lonesome George chromosome 1, CheloAbing_2.0, whole genome shotgun sequence window:
- the LOC116829667 gene encoding olfactory receptor 52E2-like, translating to MSDSNTTDFTNPSTFILLGIPGLEVDYVWISISFCTMYAIAILGNFTILIIVKRDPSLHEPMYYFLGMLAVTDFLLSTSTVPKMLNIFWFSSREIDFSACLTQMYFIHCFSVMESGILVAMALDRYVAICHPLRYSTILTNSVVAKIGLAVVLRSGILVMPNPVLASQWPYCRTNIIPHTYCEHMAVVKVACADIRVSSYYSLSVALLIMAVDVSFISMSYIQILRAIFSLPTKNARLKTFGTCSSHLFVFLTFCIPSLSSILTHRFGQNVPLHFHVLLANVYLLVPPMLNPIIYGVRTKQIRNRLLRFFTCKGT from the coding sequence ATGTCAGATTCCAATACAACTGACttcaccaacccctccaccttcatcctgTTGGGCATTCCTGGCCTGGAGGTGGACTATGTCTGGATCTCCATCTCCTTCTGCACCATGTACGCCATAGCCATCTTGGGGAACTTCACCATCCTCATCATTGTCAAGAGGGATCCAagcctccatgagcccatgtactatttcctcGGCATGCTGGCCGTCACCGATTTTTTACTATCTACGTCCACCGTTCCCAAAATGCTGAACATCTTCTGGTTCAGTTCCAGGGAAAttgatttcagtgcctgcctcacccagatgtacTTCATTCACTGCTTCTCAGTGATGGAGTCTGGGATCCTCGTGGCCATGGCTCTAGATCGCTACGTGGCCATCTGCCATCCTCTGAGATATTCCACCATCCTGACAAACTCTGTGGTGGCCAAGATCGGCCTGGCCGTGGTGCTGCGCAGTGGTATACTCGTAATGCCCAACCCCGTCCTGGCAAGCCAGtggccatattgcagaaccaacatcatcCCCCACACGTACTGCGAGCACATGGCCGTAGTGAAGGTTGCATGTGCTGACATACGCGTCAGTAGTTACTACTCCCTCTCTGTGGCATTGTTGATAATGGCTGTGGATGTTTCCTTTATCTCCATGTCCTATATCCAGATCCTCAGGGCCATCTTCAGCCTGCCCACAAAGAACGCCCGGCTCAAGACTTTTggtacctgcagctcccacctcttTGTCTTCTTAACATTTTGCATCCCATCTTTGTCCTCCATCCTCACACATCGGTTTGGCCAGAATGTCCCCCTGCACTTCCATGTTCTCCTTGCTAACGTGTATCTCCTGGTGCCCCCCATGCTGAACCCCATCATCTATGGGGTGAGGACCAAACAGATCAGAAACAGGCTGCTCCGGTTCTTCACTTGTAAAGGGACCTAA
- the LOC116824189 gene encoding olfactory receptor 52E4-like, protein MQETPLCLRVVNFLFYTMSDSNTTDFTNSSTFILLGIPGLEAAHVWISIPFCAIYAIAVFGNFTILFIVKREPSLHGPMFYFLCMLAVTDLVISTSTLPKMLSIFWFNLREIRVSACLTQMYFVHCFSVMESGILVAMAFDRYVAICNPLTYSTTLTNSVVVKIGLAVVLRSGIITLPYPFLAKQWPYCRTNIIPNFYCGHIAVVKLACADIHISTYYGLFQLFSVIGMDVCFIVISYIQILRAIFRLPTKDARLKTFGTCISHLCAISALYIPNLVSPLIQRFGHNLPLHFLVLIASVYQLVPPMVHPVIYGLRTKQIRGRLLQVFTNKEI, encoded by the coding sequence ATGCAGGAGACACCCTTATGCCTCAGAGTTGTAAATTTCCTCTTCTACACCATGTCAGATTCTAACACAACCGACTTCACCAACTCCTCCACCTTCATCCTACTGGGCATTCCTGGCCTAGAGGCAGCCCATGTCTGGATCTCCATTCCCTTCTGTGCTATATACGCCATAGCCGTGTTTGGGAACTTCACTATCTTGTTCATCGTGAAGAGGGAGCCCAGCCTCCATGGGCCCATGTtctatttcctctgcatgctggccGTCACCGACCTGGTCATCTCCACCTCCACTCTAccaaaaatgctgagcatcttctggttTAACTTGAGGGAGATCAGAgtcagtgcctgcctcacccagatgtacTTCGTTCACTGCTTCTCAGTGATGGAGTCTGGAATCCTCGTTGCCATGGCTTTTGATCGCTATGTGGCCATCTGCAATCCTCTGACATATTCAACGACCCTGACAAACTCTGTTGTGGTCAAGATAGGCCTGGCCGTGGTGCTGCGCAGTGGCATAATCACATTACCCTATCCCTTCCTGGCGAAGCAGtggccatattgcagaaccaacatcatcCCCAACTTCTATTGTGGGCATATAGCTGTGGTGAAGCTGGCCTGTGCTGACATCCACATCAGTACTTACTATGGGCTGTTTCAGCTTTTCTCTGTGATCGGAATGGATGTGTGTTTTATTGTCATATCCTACATTCAGATCCTCCGGGCCATCTTCCGCCTCCCCACAAAGGATGCCCGGCTCAAAACTTTTGGGACCTGCATCTCTCATCTTTGTGCAATCTCAGCTTTGTATATTCCAAATTTAGTGTCCCCTCTCATTCAGCGGTTTGGCCACAATTTGCCACTGCATTTCCTCGTTCTCATTGCCAGTGTGTACCAGCTGGTGCCCCCCATGGTACACCCTGTCATCTATGGGTTGAGGACCAAACAGATCCGGGGCAGGCTGCTCCAGGTCTTTACTAATAAAGAGATCTAA